A part of Desulfomicrobium baculatum DSM 4028 genomic DNA contains:
- a CDS encoding thioesterase family protein, protein MARVQIELPRTWLYRTRLDVRVTDVNYGGHLGNDRVLALAHEARVRWLASCGLSEKDVGGVGLIMADAALVFKGEAFLGDELDVELGAVEVRRSSFDLVCRLNRPADGAEIALVKTGMVCFDYVARKVARLPHVLARCLESVS, encoded by the coding sequence ATGGCGCGCGTGCAGATCGAATTACCGAGGACATGGCTTTACCGGACGCGGCTTGATGTGCGCGTGACCGACGTGAATTATGGCGGGCATCTGGGCAATGACCGGGTGTTGGCCCTTGCCCACGAGGCGCGGGTGCGCTGGCTGGCGTCCTGCGGTCTGTCTGAAAAGGACGTCGGCGGGGTGGGGCTGATCATGGCCGATGCGGCACTGGTTTTTAAGGGAGAGGCGTTTCTGGGCGATGAACTGGACGTGGAACTGGGCGCGGTCGAGGTGCGGCGGTCGAGTTTCGATCTTGTCTGCCGGCTGAATCGTCCTGCCGATGGCGCGGAAATCGCTCTGGTCAAGACGGGCATGGTCTGCTTCGATTACGTCGCGCGCAAGGTCGCCCGTCTGCCTCATGTGCTGGCCCGTTGCCTGGAAAGCGTGTCCTGA
- a CDS encoding DEAD/DEAH box helicase, producing the protein MRCRIAHKLFLSDIPEPIQTQVMAELTLENPKWLENLKMGRTNYKISRHLKFYSVRKSGGLILPRGYGGRLARICAEHGEAVEYEDERRSLPEIDFTFQGELRPYQQSACDAMLRRRFGTLCAPTGAGKTVCGLSLVASRRQPTLIVVHTRDLAMQWVERIEQFLDIPARKVGMIGSGKSTVGEAVTVATVQSVYSRAKELKKRVGHIIVDECHRAPSRTFTAAVTAFDCAYSLGLSATPYRRDGLTQLIFWHLGEMHARIDSDDLMESGAIMRPEICIRPTSFKCERDPTEEYGLIIADLTEDMDRNSLIVDEVAREVASGRGVGLVLSDRKIHCRMLQELLEERHGISGAILTGDTPLPERKRLVDQIQSGRVDVVFATGQLIGEGFDASNLTSLFLATPVKFSGRLIQYLGRVLRPSAGKAQPKVYDFVDEKVGVLDAAARARAAVYADIGE; encoded by the coding sequence ATGCGCTGCCGGATCGCCCACAAACTTTTCCTCTCCGATATCCCGGAACCCATCCAGACGCAGGTCATGGCCGAGCTGACCCTGGAGAACCCCAAGTGGCTCGAAAATTTGAAGATGGGTCGCACCAATTACAAGATCTCCCGGCATCTGAAGTTCTATTCCGTGCGCAAAAGCGGCGGGCTCATCCTGCCGCGCGGCTATGGCGGACGGCTGGCCCGGATCTGCGCCGAGCACGGCGAGGCCGTGGAGTACGAGGACGAGCGGCGCAGCCTGCCGGAAATTGATTTCACCTTTCAGGGGGAACTGCGTCCCTACCAGCAGTCCGCCTGCGACGCCATGCTCCGCCGCCGCTTTGGCACGCTCTGCGCCCCCACCGGCGCGGGCAAGACCGTATGCGGCCTGTCGCTTGTCGCCAGCCGTCGCCAGCCTACGCTGATCGTGGTACACACTCGCGACCTGGCCATGCAGTGGGTCGAGCGCATCGAGCAATTCCTGGACATCCCGGCCCGCAAGGTGGGCATGATCGGCAGCGGCAAAAGCACGGTGGGCGAGGCCGTGACCGTGGCCACGGTGCAGTCCGTGTACAGCCGGGCCAAGGAGCTTAAAAAACGCGTCGGCCACATCATCGTCGACGAATGCCACCGCGCCCCGAGCCGCACCTTCACCGCCGCCGTGACCGCCTTCGACTGCGCCTATTCCCTTGGCCTCTCGGCCACCCCGTACCGGCGCGACGGCCTGACTCAGCTCATTTTCTGGCACCTGGGTGAAATGCACGCCCGCATCGACAGTGATGATCTGATGGAAAGCGGGGCGATCATGCGCCCGGAAATCTGCATCCGGCCGACTTCTTTTAAGTGCGAGCGCGATCCGACAGAGGAGTACGGCCTCATCATCGCCGACCTGACCGAAGACATGGACCGCAACAGCCTGATCGTCGATGAAGTGGCGCGGGAAGTGGCGTCCGGGCGGGGAGTCGGGCTGGTGCTGTCCGACCGCAAGATACACTGCCGGATGCTGCAGGAGCTCCTGGAAGAACGGCATGGGATCAGCGGGGCGATCCTGACCGGCGACACACCCTTGCCCGAACGCAAACGCCTGGTGGACCAGATCCAGTCGGGCCGGGTGGATGTGGTCTTTGCAACGGGCCAGCTTATCGGCGAAGGTTTCGACGCCAGCAACCTGACGTCCCTGTTCCTGGCCACGCCTGTCAAATTCAGCGGCCGCCTGATCCAATATCTGGGCCGGGTGCTGCGTCCCTCTGCTGGAAAAGCTCAACCAAAGGTTTATGATTTCGTGGACGAAAAGGTCGGCGTGCTTGACGCGGCAGCCCGTGCCCGAGCGGCGGTGTATGCGGATATTGGCGAGTAG
- a CDS encoding HD-GYP domain-containing protein, translating to MYSPRNVPLLTYVRHVLVARLALMATVIALTLATLAYLAEERMLEEAVVAEAQEDLAELVERTRAIVSHDGLKPLDAFRLAVGEKIAANARKSRRGKVVYARFFKPGISGAEEYLDQTFVLHEAVRAHAHAGKSPEPNAGAWSETVFIADILCVHAILPIDEFGRSDTGQVEIIFVPAPSVLAAMERKAFYTVGAVAFVALATAALLYPVILRLTNRLVAFSRNLQAANFETLALLGCAVAKRDSDTDEHNYRVTLYALRMAEALGLDAAGMRALAKGAFLHDVGKIAIRDSILLKPGKLTEDEYEIMKTHVRHGLEVVARSTWLRDAKDVVGCHHEKFNGKGYPNGISGKDIPLTARIFTVADVFDALTSRRSYKNALSCAEALDILMRGRGKHFDPKIVDTFATMAAPLHERYAHRSGRDLSAELIDVAWKYFHVGTDTLVS from the coding sequence ATGTATTCGCCGCGAAACGTTCCGCTCTTGACGTACGTGCGTCACGTCCTCGTAGCCCGGCTCGCGCTCATGGCCACCGTCATCGCCCTGACTCTGGCCACTCTGGCCTATCTGGCGGAAGAGCGCATGTTGGAGGAGGCGGTGGTGGCCGAGGCGCAGGAGGATCTCGCGGAACTGGTGGAGCGCACCCGCGCGATTGTCTCTCATGACGGGCTGAAGCCCCTGGACGCCTTTCGTCTGGCGGTCGGGGAAAAAATCGCCGCCAATGCCAGGAAAAGCAGGCGTGGCAAGGTCGTCTACGCCAGATTTTTCAAGCCGGGCATCTCCGGCGCAGAGGAGTATCTGGACCAAACCTTTGTGTTGCACGAGGCGGTGCGCGCGCACGCCCATGCAGGCAAGAGCCCCGAGCCCAATGCCGGGGCCTGGTCGGAAACGGTCTTTATCGCTGATATCCTCTGCGTCCACGCCATACTTCCCATAGACGAGTTTGGACGGAGTGATACCGGCCAGGTCGAAATCATCTTTGTCCCAGCCCCTTCTGTGCTGGCCGCCATGGAACGCAAAGCATTTTACACCGTCGGTGCCGTCGCGTTCGTCGCTCTGGCCACGGCGGCCCTCCTCTATCCGGTCATCCTGCGCCTGACCAACCGCCTCGTCGCCTTTTCCCGCAACCTGCAGGCGGCGAACTTTGAAACGTTGGCCCTGCTCGGCTGCGCCGTCGCCAAGCGGGACAGCGACACCGACGAGCACAACTACAGGGTGACCCTCTACGCCTTGCGCATGGCCGAGGCCCTTGGCCTGGACGCGGCCGGAATGCGCGCCCTGGCCAAGGGCGCCTTCCTGCACGATGTTGGCAAGATCGCCATAAGGGACAGCATCCTGCTCAAGCCCGGCAAACTCACGGAAGACGAATACGAGATCATGAAGACCCACGTCAGACACGGGCTGGAAGTGGTCGCCCGCTCGACCTGGCTGCGCGACGCGAAGGACGTTGTCGGGTGCCACCACGAAAAATTCAACGGAAAAGGGTATCCAAACGGAATAAGCGGAAAGGACATCCCCCTCACGGCGCGGATCTTCACCGTGGCGGATGTCTTCGACGCCCTGACCTCGCGCCGGTCTTACAAGAACGCGCTGAGCTGCGCCGAGGCCCTCGACATCCTCATGCGCGGGCGCGGGAAGCATTTCGATCCCAAGATAGTCGACACCTTCGCCACCATGGCCGCGCCCCTGCATGAACGATACGCCCACAGGTCCGGCCGTGACCTGAGCGCGGAACTGATCGACGTCGCCTGGAAATATTTTCATGTCGGGACCGACACGCTGGTCTCGTGA